The Rhodamnia argentea isolate NSW1041297 chromosome 7, ASM2092103v1, whole genome shotgun sequence genome contains the following window.
TTTTTTGCGAACCGACCGGACCCCGCCACCTGCCCGGCCCCGTCCTTAAACGCGCCGCCCTGTACGAGTATCCTTGTGATCCCGGCGTACTGCTGCGACTCCGCCATCTGCAGCGCCGTCACGCCCTTGTTCGTCCTCGCCTCCACGTCCGCTCCCTTCTTCACCAGCAGCTCCACCACGTCGAACTGCCCCGACTCCGCCGCGCAGTGCAGCGCCGTGTAGCCGTCCTCGTCCCTGGCGTTGGCGTCCACGCCCTTGTCTAGGAGCGTCCTCACGGCGTCGGCTCGGCCTTTGAACGCGGCCCGGTGCAGCGCGGTCCACCCGTGCTGGTCGCGCCCATTCACGGCTGCTCCGCTCTCCAGTAGCCGGTTGATCGCCcgcacgtcgcctttccgggcCGCGGTGCAGAGCCTGTCGCCGAGCTTGAGCACGTCGAAGAGCCGCGTGTGGCCGTGCTCCGCCGCCACGTCGTAGGCCGTCTTGCCGTACCGGCTCCGGACGTCCTTGTTCGCCCCCTTCTGCAGGAGGAGCTTCACCATGTGCTCGTCGCCGAGGCGGGCCGCCGCGTACAGCGGTGTTTCGCCGTCGCCGGAGCTCCGGACGTCGGTCCTCGCGCCATTCGCTAGCAGCAGCCTCGCGCAGTCCCTCCGCCGCTCCTCCACGGCGAGGTGGAGCGCCGTGCTGCCGTCCCTCGCCGGGGAATCCGGGTCGGCCCCCTTCAACAGCAGCAGCCGCAGGACGTCCATGTGGCCGCCCCCGGCGGCGAGGTGGATCGCCCCGTACGCGGAGCCCTCCGACCGCTCAGTCCCTCGCCCGCCGTGCCAGCAGCAGCTCCGCGATCAGCGCATCCCCGACCGACGCCGCCGCCTCGAGCGGCGTCGATCCGGAGCCTCCCCGGGCCTCGACGTTCGCCCCGAACTCGAGCAGCAGCTGCACGAGGTCGGGCCTCGCTTGGGCGATGGCGAGGTGGAGCAGCGTCTGGCCCTGCTCGTCGGCCGCGTTGGCCGCCCCCCACGACGGGTCACTCCGCTCGAGCACCTCCCTCACCTCGTCCATCGAACCCTCCTTGACGAGCCGGGCTAGAACCGGCGACCCCACGAACATCACCTTCACTCCACTATCAATGAAAACTTGCTTCTTCTTGGTGGTGAACCAGTCGCTGGGGACCGAGTCGAGGGTGGAGCTCGAGTCCTTCACGGCGGCGCCGGGGACGACGACGCTGTGGAGCTGGAACGAGTCCTCGCAGCGAGGGAACGAGTCGGGGAGGGTCGAACCGGGCCGGAGGTGGTAGGTGACCTCGACCGTGAGCGTCTGGAGAGGGGAGATGATGCCGGATTGCGGCTTGACGGTGTAGCGCGGCTTGTTGATGGCTTGGAGCCGGAACGCGACCGGCATGGTGTACATCACGTTGCGGAGGACGAGCTGGCCACAACTCTTTTGGCCCGGCTCGATCCGGACCGCCACGACGTTCGACGGCTCCAAGCCTATGAGCCGGTCCATGGTTCGAATGcgtctcttctcttttcctccttCTCGGGACTCGCGAGTTGCGCTTTCAGTTTCGGTGGTTCATTTGTTGCTGTTTTCAATTAGGGGGGATTTTTCCAAGGGATTAAGGAGGGAAAGCGAGGATTAATTAAGGAAGTGTCGAACGGGGGACGAGAGGGGGTTTTAATACAAAGGACGAGGTAGGCCGGCGCGAATGGGAGAGCGCCACGTGGTGGTGTAAACAACGATGAGGACTTGTTCCGCTCGGCGTCTCGACTCCTAAAGACACGGCTGAGTAAAGTCAAAGAAGGGGAGAAAACTGAAGTTGCTTTCCGGAGTTGGTTGTGCGCATAGTCATTTTCACCATAccaattgaaaattgcatgtAAATTGAGAAAAGCACacgtctcttcttcttcttcttcttcttttttttaagtattctaTGATGTGGGCATTTAAAGGATCTTTCTTCGAAACCAAGTGGGCATATAGGGGTTTAAAAAGGGTAGATTCTCTTAATTTGGTTTTAGCACAATAATGGGTTTCTTGTTACTAAACTAATTCCCACGAAGTACAAAGAGATTAGTATGGTGATGTTCTCGTCTATGTTGAACATTGTTGTGGGGGCCAGAGGTTTTTAGGTTTTTCCCCCTCCCCATTTTGGCCACAATTAGGAGCAAGTTTCATTCTCCATAGTCCCCGAGTGCATGAGGGACTAAGGAGTAGTTAGCTCCAAAGTTTCTTTTAGGTCATTCAATCGAGAGGATACAACAATGAAGATCAAATATGCACTCTGGGGAGTTGGCTCATTCAATTAAGAGAAATATGTTGGGAATGAACTTTTAACTTTACCTAATACACCATGCACTGTAGTCAAATTTGCCCTGGAACGGGCCAACTATACAAAGAAAATGACGAGGGAGGGTAATTATCGTGAGTTGATGTGGATTAAgaggaaaagtatcaaaaaatcataaacatattgcattagtaccaatttaatcctaaactttataatttgaccaatttagtcctaaatttttttagctctctcaattgagtccattcagcCAATTTAAACTCAGAAATTACTAGCGTAGACATTGGTCGTCCTACATAGCATAATTTTCGCTTATGTGGAtattttgtttataatttttaatatttttgtgttttttttcttccatggcCTGTCATGGCCATCGAGGGTTGGTCTTGCCTgagcgagggttgccctcaccgGCCGTTACTTGGATGAGGGTTGACCTTGCCGACGCTCGCCCTAGACTAGGCAAGGGAGACCCTCACCTGTTGCCGCGAGGGTTACCCTCACTTAGGTGAGGCCAATTCTCGTTGGCCACAAGCAAAGgccatggaaaaaagaaaaaaaatcaaaatattatttaaaaaatatattagaaaatgttcaaattagTGCAGTTGTGTTATATAGGATGATCAacatccacgtcaataattttccgTCTAAAAtggtcgaatggactcaattgataaaaaagagaaaatgtttaggactaaatcggtcaaattgaaaggtttatgactaaattgataccaatgcaatatgtttagaacttctTGATACTTTTCCCGTGAATTAAGCATACTCTAAACAAGAAAACCTTGTGGCTAGCCATCAACTATTGATGTTGGGAGTAATTTGTGCTACATCCTCGGTATTTTAGAAGATAATACATTCTGCCATCTCTGCTTAAAAAACCCATAGTCCAAGCTCGAATGAAAAACTTGACGGTGTATAATTTTGTCCATCAAGTAACAATCGTGCATTTACCAACAATGTACGTGGCTTAAATGGTAAGAAAGTTTACTCTTCTCCTTGTGATATTAGGTTTAAGTCTTATTGAGAGCACTCAAGAGTAAAATCTTAAGTGCACGGAGTAGAAATGGTGAAAACACGTCTTTAAAATAACGTGAGTAAGCAGACAAGTTGAATGCGTAAAATTGATCCGGATACTACCCGACAGCTAAACCAGAAAATTGATCTtaacttttcacattttttccttttctttttaggttTAAATCAGAAAATTGGGGGTGCCCCCGACTCTCGCGGAGAAAATGAAAGCGAAATCATTGGGCAATGATCACAAGAGAGATCGAGGACAAACAAAGGTGGGTCCCACGTGATAAACAAAGTTGCTTAACAACTAATTAACTGTAAATACACTTGAAATTACTCCTCCCACTCACCAAATTCCTTTTCATTAGTAAATAACAATTGTCATTTAGGCCATCAGATTGCTTTTATTTACCAGAGGAAACGGTCACCAGGTTCGATGCTACCAAGAAATGGGAGAGGAATCACCGAAAACATCTTGCGTTGTGGTAGAATGCAAGAGAAGACAGTAACATAGACAAAACGTCCTCCTCAAACTGACCAAACCACGCGACTTGTCTCGTTCATTTTGATTAGGTCCTAACGATCCCCGAAGATCGTAGGTGATGCGACAGACATCGTTTGGAGCTTGTCCACCTACAAAAAAATGCGACGGatcctttttgtcattttccaccAAAATGTAATGGGCCTTTTCTTTCgctaatatttttcctttttcttttgtttttcgaaaattatcAAGGCtgttttaaacttattacaaCTATGCCAATTTAAagcctaaacttttttttctgttgattaGTCCTAGgtcttttacaattgtgccaatacAGTCCATCCggtttcgacaaaaaaaaaatacaatccatccggccaattttgacaaacCGAACCGATgacatgatattttaatattttttatttatttttttccatttttattttttttattttttttttttccttccctcttaTTCTTGCAATCAATCGCTGCAGGCAACCGACTAGCGAGGTCCAAGCCTCGCCATGGTTGCTCGAGATCGAGCCTCACTAGATTTGAGCTGGCGGCCCGGCCATAGCTAGGCAAGGTCTCCCTCGCTCGGCCACGGCAAGGCTCAACCTTGCCAGCCAGGAGTTACCTTTGGTCGGTCGCTGCCGACAATCGattggaagaagaaggaagcaaaaagaagaagaaagaaaacgaaaaaaataaaataaaattcaaaaaaatattacaatgtTTTAGTgctgaattaatacaattgcaatatgtttaaaattttttaataattctctcatttttccagaaaagagggtttttttttttaaaagccaccaaaaccccTAAATTATGGCCTCTACGATACATTAACCCATACAAAAACTCAGAACTTATActcatatgacacatttaccccaaacttgtactaATGGGATGTGTCACAAGCCTACAAGTTTGGGTTTTTGGagtcataataaaaaaatttggaataaatatttcacatggataaaagtttgaGTTTTGTGGTGTCACAGAAAAGTTTTGAGTAATTGTGTCACACAGGTACAAATTTGGGGTTCTTTGTGTTACCcgaaaaaagtttggggtaaatgtgtcatagtaGATGTTGTTTAGTGTTTTGGcggcttttttcctttctttaattTAGAAAACCATAGCCACCCAAAAACCATTAAAGGTGACGCTATTTCTACCCCTTAAATGACTAAATCCACCCCCTTTTCCACTAAAAAGACAAATTTGgcatcaatttttcaattacaaTATAAAGTTATGGCcacatttctccttttttctaatttttctttttctatttaggATAGTAGCCATAATTAAGCATttcacatatttttctttttagcgtattaaagaaaaatgcattttcatatatttgtatAACGTTTTACACGCTCCATGTAAAATTATCTCATTAATAGTAAGAAAAAAGACGTTCTTTGATATAGTATAAAATCAAAaagtatcttcttcatcatactCCTCTATTTTTTGTCCCTATTATCTCTAGAGCTCATTTTGTTGgtgaactttttattaatttcattaGTCTAAAATATATGTCAATTCTCTTTATTTACTATATCAaagaatttatttgtttttcttactaTATTGGCGAGATACTTTTATTCAAAGCATCCGAGACGTTGGAGGAATATCTAGGAAAGCACTAAAATTATTATGCATGATAAggtattttggtttttttggcaTAAATAATCCACAGAGGATATTCATTTTTGTTAATCTAAaatggcatttaaaaaaaaaaatcttatgcaATGTCTTGATTTAATTAACTTTGATCTACTTGATAACATATCCATAAATTTGATCAACAATGTAGAAAAGAAccagatattttgaaaatttcttttttggacaAAACAAATTCTCATGGAAGTAATATCTTACCTAAGAAAATATATATGGCCTTTAACATTCAAGGAAAATCTTccataaacaaaaaatgaacataTGAAATTCTTAATTATGGTATATAAATCTTGCATAGATACAAGAAAaccaataaaaaaggaaagtaaataaatttgaaaccaCCAATTTAAATTGTAATTTAATGATAGAGGGTAATTTTATCTGTTTGATGAAAATCGAGTGGATTTAGTCATATAGGAATTGAAAATAACAGCACCCTATGATTAGGCCtgatacccaaaaaaaccctcatgtttagcctttgtcccaattatatcaaaaaaaaaaaatttgtctcataaaaatccccaactttagcccatgtcctaattatatccattttttttttgtctcataaaaaacatcTAAGTTTtactttgtcccaattttaccggCATGATATCCAAAAAACCCCGAACTTTGgcatttgtctcaattatatccaaaaaaaattatcccatAAAGAAtcctcaatttttacttttgtcccaattataccaCCGCCAACCTTTcatccataatcaccgttagttaatcccATGTGGCTCAAATTTTATCGCCGAACTTAccaataaatttttgaaatttgaaaacaacAAGTTTTAGGAACGATGATATTTAATATCATTCATACAAATAATTAGATTTCCACGTCTAATCGTTCTTTAGGTTGTTGAATGCTTGGGAGAATCCAAAACGTACCGTCTTAAGTGGTTCTGTATCTCCCGgggttagggttttttttttgcataggttggtagaattgggacaaaagctaaagttgggtttttttAAGGGTATTAGaccggtagaattgagataaaagtaaaaatcggTGATTTTTTACgtgacaaaaaaagttttggatataattaggacaagTGCAAAAATTGGGGAGTCATTAATTTATAAGCATCAGAGTATTTTCGCATGTCGTGCGTGTCATGCCTCTAAAATAGTATTCATGTGCCGTTCGTTTGATAGAAAAATTAAGTCTCTaaatcacaaattttctctCATTCGATGCGGAGGTACGGGAGTGTTAAATTCTTTTTCATAGCAGTGTATTTATCAGTATCGCTCATCAGGATAGTTCAAAGGTTAAGGTCCTAGCGGTAGTCCTCCAATTTCCATGATTTTCGCAACAATTTTTACGGTCGAAATACAATGAAAAGTATATCGACATTTTACAATGTATTacgaaataacaaaaatttccaagaaagagaaaacacgATGGGATTCTCAACCCAACAGTCGAGCATGTTTTTAACGTACGTGAGTTTAAAATATGACTAATAGGGATGAGTAAAAAGACCTTACCGGCTGCGATGCTGAACCGGCTCCGGATAAGATCGGACCGatttgattatagtggattcTCGATTTTAGGAGGATCCGATGCGGTTCCGGATTCCTAAAATTAGAATCGGTGACCGGGTGGTCCGATCTCTTGGTTCGAGGGCCTAAGACTAGACCGGATACCCCAAACCggaccggtcctttttttttcaatttttttaaaaaacaaacctaatAAGAGCTATGcagcaaccatttttctcaatGAATCTGAAAATTAAGTGTGTTTACTGATGTCTAGTTTGCATCCAATGGATGTTTGCATATAGAGTTCATTGAATAGTAAACGTGTAAGTCGTAAATTTGTAATAGAGTTTATTTGGAGACCGTATGTTTACTTGTGTGTGATTGGTTGAAGAATTACGAAATATGcatccacttttcggaaccacGGACCGGAAACCTTTGGAACcgctcgggaaccggaccggatcgagaATCGCTCACCTCTAATGACTAATCGGAAGCTTAGCTTGTTTGGATTGAGCGAATGAGTGGACTTGATTGCAAAAAAACACATATCAAATGACCCCACAAATCGTACGTGTGAAGAATCTCCATCCACGAGATCCCACGTGAATCGCGTTGGTTCTGGAAAGCCTAATTTCCTTAAATTCAAATTTAACGAAAGCGACGTCGTATAACCAAATCTTACGGTTCGTCACATGTCGAACAAAAATCCTGGGTACACCCAACACGTCGGGCACCGTGCCGTTAAAATTGCACGGGGAGGCGAACTAGTTGCGAAAACCGGATCGATACACACCCCCCGGCCGAATTTCCTAAGTTTCTACTTTGTAGCTAAAGATTATGTGCGTCTCTCCGCACGTAACTTGAGGGGACTTTTTCAACTTATCGATCGTCTTCGCCTTTGTAGGCTCCGACATATTGAATCCTCGAGACGACGTACAAACGATTCGAGTAGGATTTGTTGCGGAGGAGACGAATTGAATCGGGCCCACCATTGCTTTACAAGAGCTAAAACTGTCGATGTTGTCCAATTAATTTTCTAGTATTACTGTGTAATTAGACATTATAATAGTGATAGCTTCGGTGTTTACGAGGTCCGAAACAATACGAATTCCCCCCTTTTTCTAAGCTAAGCTAGGAGATTGAAACGAGGAGAAGGCTAGACGATCAGGTCTTCGGGTGGTCGCCGGGTTAGGGGCTGACCTCGAGTCCAGGTCGGGTAATGGAGTTGGGCCCATTGCTTCAAATCCCAAGCCCAAAAGCCCAGACAGGTTGTGATTATAAAATGCTATATTTTGATTCGTGATTATGGAGAAAAATATAGCGTAAAAGTTTTAGGAAAATTATGTGGTAATTGCATTCaaaggttttaattttttttttaaaatgcggTGTCAAAAGAGCGTTGTGCCGACACTAACCGCTCCTCCACAAGAACCGATCCCCGGGACCGGCGAGGCATTGCAATAACTATATTGGAGAAAAGTTAATAAGCCACTCAAATTAAAGTCGACAATTTCATAACAATAGTAGATAGATTTAAAGTGTAGctaagaaagataaataaaaatcagtACAAGATAGGAAAAGTTGGTGATGGAGTGTGAAGACGATGATTGCAGTCATGGTGGTGATGACCGGCAATGCCAACCGATTAGGAGGCGGAGAAAAGAGAAGCCAGCCACATCAATTTTTGACCGATTCAATGCTGACTCGGCATTTCGCGTTAGAGAAATACAAGTGACGTGGTGCAATACTTAACGGATGGACTATATTGAGTCGATTTGTATTATAGGGGCTAAattgaacaagaaaacaaaaaatcacgttTCATATTGAATATCACATAAAGGTTTAAAGATCCCAAATGCCACCGCCCCTTTAATGAAGAGGGTCATAGCAATCTTTTCGAGGGCTGCTTCTAAGATAAAGACGGTTGTTGCGGTCTTGAAAGACTTTTTGCAGGTTTTCAGCAATGCAACGGATGTTTTGTGGTCTGACAATTATCTGTCAAGCAACCACTCATTTTGTTCCATACATGGTGTCAGTGAAATTAGCAAATAAGgagggtgattttttttttaaaaatgaaacgGCATTAACCATGATTAAAATGTCCTAAAGCTATTGCAATTGCATCGATTATCTTaagtcttctctttttcttgttagttgagtcataaacctttttacattcaTTTGTAGGCGATGAAGGTGACCATAGCCTCGCCGCGGCCGCTATGCCCTTGCCCAGCTAGGGCGAGCGCTTCGTGGCCCTTGCCGACCACagtgagaaaggaaaaaaaaaattaaaaaattttaaaaaattgtccaagttaGCACATGCGGCGCCACACCAAGACCGGTCGgcaaaatggattgaattggtgtaaatacaaaagatttagtcAATTGGcgaaaaaaagattttggattgaattgatataattacaataagtttatgattttttttgtaattttttcgtcTTAAATTAGAGGTTGAAAATGAATCGAAACTCTGCTTGTTTCTTACTACCAACATTTGGGGCTTCGTAAGGATGTCCAATTGAAGTAGATATCAGCGATGGTGAGGAATTGGTTCTAAAATCCGTATGTTGCATGTGCCAATCGGTTCCATCCGACGAACTCCATCCCATAACTGGAGATGACGCCTTCATCAGGCAATGCCTAGAAATTTGTATGTCATTGCTTCGTGAAAAGAAGGATACCCCACCGGCTTTTGCTAGCTCTTTGTCTTCAACTACTATTGAGGTAGAGGTGCATTCGACAACGAGCCACATTCAAAGAATCGGCCGTGACAACGTCGGCATAATGAAGCGATCGGAGAGCAAAGTCCCGTGTTTCCAATTCTTTCTACCATGGCTCGTAACTTCCCGATCCTAtaggttctaaaaaatgaggaacatgttTCGATAGGTAGTTTTCAAATGGAACATGTATAGAAACTGAAACCGCTTATCCAAACGCGATGCTGCCCGATTCATTGTCCGATTTAGATCGGGTTTTGGGATCAGGTCGCTAAAATATACACACTATTTTTTGGGTCGGGCTGAAAATCGATCCAATCGAACGGGCAATTGAGACAGCAAGAATGAAGAAATTATGGACCAGCATTCACTAGCGGTGTCAATGGCCCGACTCGGAACTCGAATCATATATGGCCAAGatatttgggtcgggtcggcccaactttttttttttttgggttgtgtgtgtgtgtgtgaattgCAGGTTGGTGTGTAGCATCCTTGTTCAAATTCTCGGGTCCTCCACGGGGACTCCTCCTTACGGCTAACATTAGATATTCACGCGCCTTCCCTTGGACACTGAACAACCATGTGATCATGTCCACATGATCTTTAATGATTTGCACATAACCACAGACTGTTTTCACTCAGGCATTGTAGATCAGCAtgaaaaatgaactgaaaaccatgaaaaagaacagtaaaaaaaagttgtggatCCATGAGGAAGTAAAGAGAGGAATTTTACCCTGATTCACCAGTTAATGCAATGTAAACTGGGTACACAAATCATCATTATATAGAACATAAACCCCAAATAATAATCTGAGGCACATCTTCTTCGCTAGTAAACAGGAAGAGAAGGCTCATCAACGGAGAGGTTTCCATAAGTACACTAACGACCCATCATCAAATCTTGatccaaaagaacaaaaagagccAAGTTAAAAAGGCAAAAGCCCAGATCTATACGGTTTATTATGAGAAACCTAACAGCACaatctctcttttccttttttccctttttttaccCGGAAGAAACAGGGTTCGGAGCTCTAGCAAATCCATTCATGGCACCATAACCCTTTGAGCTAAACCCCCAAAGCAACCAAGCAGGCCTTGGCTGTAAGGCAAGaatgtcttcttcctcatctctTCACTCTGGGCCCTGTTCGCTGTGTAATGCAGCTCGTGTGGCGATGGGGGGACCCTCCTCTTCCCACCTGACGACCCGTTCACCGGCCTGTTCCCACCTGATTTTTTCCcggagccgccgccgccgccgccgccccggcCCGTTACCACCTTTCTTGATTTTCTCGGCGTCGAGAAAATTTCCAGCAAGCCCAAATGCTGGAGACAAGCTTGAAACTTTACTCTGTTTCGAGGTTGAAGATGAGACGGAGCTGGCGGGTCTATCTTTGTCTCTCTTCTCTTGACTGGCGAGAACGAGAGCGTGTTCCAGAACTTGTTGTGTTGCTACTCCCTCCGCTTTTGCTTCTCAGAAAATCTTTCAGGAACACCCACCTCTTCGAGCTCCGACCAGCCGAAGACGATCTCGAAGACGAAGCTGAGACTtacggcgtcgtttcgtagGACAAAGACTCCACCTTTGAAGCATCACCTTGCTGTTCGTCGAGTTTTTCCGCTTTTTCCCCTGATTTGCCGCCAAACTTACTTCCTCTCGCACTGCTGTCACCTTGCGCATTGGGCGTCGCGAGGAGGGAGACGTTGCGGTGAATATGATGATGAGCACATTGAGCAGTAGTAGAGTTG
Protein-coding sequences here:
- the LOC115737740 gene encoding LOW QUALITY PROTEIN: protein VAPYRIN-like (The sequence of the model RefSeq protein was modified relative to this genomic sequence to represent the inferred CDS: deleted 1 base in 1 codon), which translates into the protein MDRLIGLEPSNVVAVRIEPGQKSCGQLVLRNVMYTMPVAFRLQAINKPRYTVKPQSGIISPLQTLTVEVTYHLRPGSTLPDSFPRCEDSFQLHSVVVPGAAVKDSSSTLDSVPSDWFTTKKKQVFIDSGVKVMFVGSPVLARLVKEGSMDEVREVLERSDPSWGAANAADEQGQTLLHLAIAQARPDLVQLLLEFGANVEARGGSGSTPLEAAASVGDALIAELLLARRAGTERSEGSAYGAIHLAAGGGHMDVLRLLLLKGADPDSPARDGSTALHLAVEERRRDCARLLLANGARTDVRSSGDGETPLYAAARLGDEHMVKLLLQKGANKDVRSRYGKTAYDVAAEHGHTRLFDVLKLGDRLCTAARKGDVRAINRLLESGAAVNGRDQHGWTALHRAAFKGRADAVRTLLDKGVDANARDEDGYTALHCAAESGQFDVVELLVKKGADVEARTNKGVTALQMAESQQYAGITRILVQGGAFKDGAGQVAGSGRFAKKLELGDEEMNGGLKMKSMKKKKNQVRERPIRSSFDRSSMAMAVLGV